A stretch of Desulfarculaceae bacterium DNA encodes these proteins:
- a CDS encoding AMP-binding protein translates to MTVARTPLHPWLAAKLGLPEGRDPDPAALEEYQLAKLRAVLAHAREHSPWQRERLAHLPMSIPPRLEDWAALPFTTAADLREHHLAMLCVSQGQVARVVTLSTSGTTAAPKRVYFSDADLELTVDFFHHGMSTMVGPGDSVLILLPGRTPDSVGDLLARGLSLLGARGVHHGPVGDAGQALRAAAEARAACMVGIPVQVLAMAEHPEAACLRGVLRNVLLTTDYVPQALARRVHEAWGCEVFEHYGMTESGLGGGVECAAHQGYHLRGADLYYEVIDPDSGEALPPGEEGELVLTTLTREAMPLLRYRTGDLGRLLDEPCPCGGFTPRLARVPGRLGNVLDLGNGARLPLWRLDEALFALPGLLDYRAALVGEGAERRLELILRASPSAASTLAERAREALAALPEMAAGGLGLGPVRLTDQPWPSDGTAKRTFGAAQ, encoded by the coding sequence ATGACCGTGGCCCGCACTCCGCTGCACCCTTGGCTGGCCGCCAAGCTGGGCCTGCCGGAGGGGCGCGATCCAGACCCGGCCGCGCTGGAAGAATATCAGCTCGCCAAATTGCGCGCGGTGCTGGCCCACGCGCGTGAACACAGCCCCTGGCAACGGGAGCGCCTGGCCCACCTGCCCATGAGCATCCCGCCGCGCCTGGAGGACTGGGCCGCTCTGCCCTTCACCACGGCGGCGGATTTGCGCGAGCATCATTTGGCCATGCTCTGCGTGTCTCAGGGCCAGGTGGCCCGGGTGGTGACCCTGAGCACTTCGGGCACCACCGCCGCGCCCAAGCGGGTCTATTTCAGCGACGCTGACCTGGAGCTGACCGTGGACTTTTTTCACCACGGCATGAGCACCATGGTGGGGCCGGGGGACAGCGTGTTGATACTCCTGCCCGGGCGCACTCCGGACAGCGTGGGCGATCTGTTGGCCCGGGGCCTGAGCCTTCTGGGTGCACGAGGGGTACACCATGGCCCGGTGGGCGACGCGGGCCAGGCCCTGCGCGCTGCGGCCGAGGCGCGGGCCGCTTGCATGGTGGGCATCCCGGTGCAGGTCTTGGCCATGGCCGAGCATCCCGAGGCCGCTTGCCTGCGGGGCGTGCTGCGCAATGTATTGCTCACCACCGACTACGTGCCCCAAGCCTTGGCCCGCAGGGTGCATGAGGCCTGGGGATGCGAGGTTTTCGAGCACTACGGCATGACCGAGAGCGGCCTGGGCGGCGGGGTGGAGTGCGCGGCCCACCAGGGCTATCACCTGCGCGGCGCGGACCTCTACTACGAGGTGATCGATCCGGACAGCGGCGAGGCGCTGCCGCCGGGCGAGGAGGGCGAGCTGGTCCTGACCACCCTGACCCGAGAGGCCATGCCGCTGTTGCGCTACCGCACCGGCGACCTGGGCCGCCTGCTGGACGAGCCCTGCCCTTGCGGCGGCTTCACGCCCCGCCTGGCCCGGGTACCCGGCCGCCTGGGCAACGTGCTTGATCTGGGGAACGGGGCGCGCCTGCCCTTGTGGCGCTTGGACGAGGCGCTCTTCGCCCTGCCCGGGCTGCTGGACTACCGCGCCGCCTTGGTGGGGGAGGGGGCAGAGCGCCGTCTGGAGTTGATCCTGCGGGCATCGCCAAGCGCGGCTTCCACCCTGGCGGAACGGGCGCGCGAGGCCCTGGCCGCCTTGCCCGAGATGGCCGCCGGCGGCTTGGGACTGGGCCCGGTGCGCCTCACCGATCAGCCTTGGCCCAGCGACGGCACGGCCAAGCGCACCTTTGGCGCGGCGCAGTGA
- a CDS encoding DNA polymerase III subunit alpha: MVLPLVRSHYSLMHGTASPRALARRAKALGFGCLALADRDNLYGLWEFRRACREEGLRPVIGAEVTQPGGGARTWCLVENATGFASLCRLLTRRHREEGFRLAQAVAEESQGLAVLTDHPALLAAWQGQGVPAWAALPRRPTGASLELRRMARRLDAPLAAISDACFLEPNDRERHRVLKAIAANTTLSRLEPGELAPPDALLAGPDEYAERFAPLSEALHGAAALAERLAFVPAPGVIMPPWQDAQGRGADEVLRARAYAGAAGRYGEPLPGAARARLEHELAIIAGKGFSSYFLVVEDIVKRSPRICGRGSGAASLVAYSLGITNVCPLKFNLYFERFIHPQRIDPPDIDVDFAWDERDGVIESVLAQYAGRAAMVATHIFFQGRMAIREVAKVHGLPAQEIKRVMRHLPWLRGPAEGHTGFYPKRQALPPGAKADLAAPWPEVLAAAQAIVGIPRHISVHVGGVVITPGPIDSYAPLETAPKGVPIIQWEKDGAEEAGLVKIDLLGNRSLAVIRDAVASVRAGGGAFHEAGWQPEDDPATQALVARGRTMGCFYIESPATRLLQEKAARGDYEHLVIHSSIIRPAANDYIQEYLHRLHGASWEPIHPLLEPILNETYGIMVYQEQVSQAAVALAGFSHAEGDRLRKVMSWKDKGRTLLDYKEKFMAGARKRGVSRERLDAIWDMMMSFSGYSFCKPHSASYARVSFQAAYLKAHHPAEFMAAVISNQGGFYSAFAYVSEARRLGLRVLPPCVNQSGVAWSGHGRGLRVGLMALKGLGRESMGRILAAREARPFANIEDFLHRARPEEDEARALIHAGAFGELHPGADPAELLWRLARTRRERDLARRDQGLFPAAPPPVAPPLPPGDELARLRRQYAVLGFLPERHPMVLFARALKGKGIAKARDLARYVGRRMRLAGWLITGKTVWTKSDEPMQFLTFEDETGLVETTFFPRAYRRFAMMLDWSRPYILDGRVEENFGVATFNVENAAPVGRQGAASMGPNGRGE; the protein is encoded by the coding sequence ATGGTGCTGCCTCTGGTGCGCTCGCATTATTCGCTCATGCACGGCACCGCCTCGCCCCGCGCCCTGGCCAGGCGGGCCAAGGCCTTGGGCTTTGGCTGCCTGGCCCTGGCCGACCGGGACAACCTCTACGGCCTGTGGGAGTTCCGCAGGGCTTGCCGAGAGGAGGGCCTGCGGCCCGTCATCGGAGCCGAGGTGACGCAACCCGGCGGCGGGGCGCGGACCTGGTGCCTGGTGGAGAACGCGACGGGCTTCGCCAGCCTCTGCCGTTTGCTCACCCGGCGGCATAGAGAGGAGGGCTTCAGGCTGGCGCAAGCCGTGGCCGAGGAAAGCCAGGGTTTGGCGGTGCTCACCGACCACCCGGCCCTGCTGGCCGCTTGGCAAGGGCAGGGCGTGCCCGCATGGGCGGCCTTGCCCCGCCGCCCGACGGGCGCTTCCCTGGAGCTGCGCCGCATGGCCCGCCGCTTGGACGCGCCTTTGGCGGCCATTAGCGACGCCTGCTTTTTGGAGCCCAACGACCGCGAGCGCCACCGGGTGCTAAAAGCCATCGCGGCCAACACCACTCTGTCGCGGCTCGAGCCCGGCGAACTGGCCCCGCCCGACGCCCTGCTGGCGGGGCCGGATGAGTATGCTGAGCGCTTCGCGCCCTTGTCCGAGGCGCTGCACGGGGCGGCCGCCCTGGCCGAACGCCTGGCCTTCGTGCCCGCGCCGGGGGTGATCATGCCGCCCTGGCAGGACGCCCAGGGACGCGGCGCGGACGAGGTGTTGCGCGCGCGGGCCTATGCCGGGGCCGCCGGACGCTACGGCGAGCCTCTGCCCGGCGCGGCCCGGGCCCGCTTGGAGCACGAGCTGGCCATCATCGCGGGCAAGGGCTTTTCCTCCTACTTCCTGGTGGTGGAGGACATCGTTAAGCGTTCGCCCCGCATCTGCGGCCGGGGCTCGGGCGCGGCTTCGCTGGTGGCCTACTCCCTGGGCATCACCAACGTCTGCCCCCTTAAGTTCAACCTCTACTTCGAGCGCTTCATCCATCCCCAGCGCATCGACCCGCCGGACATTGACGTGGACTTCGCCTGGGACGAGCGCGACGGGGTGATCGAATCGGTGCTCGCGCAATACGCGGGCCGCGCGGCCATGGTGGCCACCCACATCTTTTTCCAGGGACGCATGGCCATCCGCGAGGTGGCCAAGGTCCACGGCCTGCCCGCGCAGGAGATCAAGCGGGTGATGCGCCATCTGCCCTGGTTGCGTGGGCCGGCGGAGGGGCACACCGGCTTTTACCCCAAGCGCCAGGCACTGCCGCCGGGCGCCAAGGCCGATCTGGCCGCGCCCTGGCCCGAGGTGCTGGCCGCGGCCCAGGCCATCGTGGGCATCCCCCGCCACATCAGCGTGCACGTGGGCGGGGTGGTGATCACCCCCGGCCCCATCGACTCCTACGCCCCCCTGGAAACCGCGCCCAAGGGCGTGCCCATCATCCAGTGGGAAAAGGACGGGGCCGAGGAAGCGGGGCTGGTGAAGATAGACCTCTTGGGCAACCGCTCTTTGGCCGTGATCCGCGACGCGGTGGCCTCGGTGCGGGCGGGCGGCGGAGCTTTCCACGAGGCGGGCTGGCAGCCCGAGGACGACCCGGCCACCCAGGCCCTGGTGGCCCGGGGCCGCACCATGGGCTGCTTTTACATCGAGAGCCCGGCCACCCGCCTGTTGCAGGAAAAGGCGGCGCGCGGGGACTACGAGCATTTGGTGATCCACTCCAGCATCATCCGTCCTGCCGCCAACGACTACATCCAGGAGTATCTGCACCGTCTGCACGGCGCGTCCTGGGAGCCCATCCATCCCCTGCTGGAGCCGATATTGAACGAGACCTACGGCATCATGGTTTACCAAGAGCAGGTCTCCCAGGCGGCGGTGGCCCTGGCCGGGTTCAGCCACGCGGAGGGCGACCGCCTGCGCAAGGTGATGTCCTGGAAGGACAAGGGGCGCACCCTTCTGGACTACAAGGAGAAGTTCATGGCCGGGGCGCGAAAGAGGGGAGTGAGCCGGGAGCGCCTGGACGCCATCTGGGACATGATGATGAGCTTCTCGGGATACAGCTTTTGCAAGCCCCACAGCGCGAGCTACGCGCGGGTATCCTTCCAGGCGGCTTACCTCAAGGCGCACCACCCGGCCGAGTTCATGGCCGCGGTGATCTCCAACCAGGGCGGTTTCTACTCCGCCTTTGCCTATGTCTCCGAGGCGCGCCGCCTGGGGCTGAGGGTGCTGCCGCCCTGCGTGAACCAGAGCGGCGTGGCCTGGAGCGGGCATGGCCGCGGGCTGCGGGTGGGACTCATGGCTCTCAAGGGCCTGGGCCGGGAGAGCATGGGGCGCATCCTGGCGGCGCGGGAGGCGCGGCCCTTCGCCAACATAGAGGACTTCCTGCATCGGGCGCGGCCCGAGGAGGACGAGGCCCGGGCCTTGATCCACGCCGGGGCCTTCGGGGAATTGCATCCCGGCGCGGACCCGGCCGAGCTGCTCTGGCGTTTGGCCCGGACCCGCCGGGAGCGCGACCTGGCCCGCCGCGACCAGGGCCTGTTTCCCGCCGCGCCGCCGCCGGTGGCCCCGCCCCTGCCGCCGGGCGACGAGCTGGCCCGCCTGCGCCGCCAGTACGCGGTGCTGGGCTTTTTGCCCGAGCGCCACCCCATGGTGCTCTTCGCCCGGGCGCTCAAGGGCAAGGGCATCGCCAAGGCCCGCGACCTGGCGCGTTACGTGGGCCGCCGTATGCGCCTGGCCGGCTGGCTCATCACCGGCAAGACGGTGTGGACCAAGAGCGACGAGCCCATGCAGTTCCTCACCTTCGAGGACGAGACCGGCCTGGTGGAGACCACCTTTTTCCCCCGCGCCTACCGCCGCTTCGCCATGATGCTGGACTGGTCGCGGCCTTATATATTGGATGGCCGGGTGGAGGAGAACTTCGGGGTGGCGACGTTCAACGTGGAGAACGCGGCCCCGGTGGGCCGGCAAGGGGCCGCCAGCATGGGCCCAAATGGGCGAGGGGAATAA
- a CDS encoding efflux RND transporter periplasmic adaptor subunit, which translates to MPAKTIRLIGLVAGCLALALLIAYTGGFLDFGKIGPGRIEAREKAAPAGREAQTKAVELPVNHQAVGTVQPVSEIRVEAQVPGRILKVEARAGQMVKQGQELVKLDDRQYRARLAQARQGMAEAQAVLARAKAEHSRVAQLLKGQAATPRQMEMATEGLKRAQAQVARAGEMEQEARVALGYTTVSAPTDGRVIKRLAEPGDSAQPGRPLLTMEAKGGLRLEAVLPEGLFARVHPGQKLQVELPSLDRVLSGEVREVVPAADPATRTFIVKVGLPTEAGLYPGVFGRLLVPVGKRKAVLVPAAAVSRVGQLEMVMVKQDGRWQKVMVTTGRRQGDMLEALSGLKGGETVLIPAEGHAR; encoded by the coding sequence ATGCCCGCTAAGACGATCCGCCTCATCGGCCTGGTGGCCGGGTGCCTGGCCCTGGCCCTGCTCATCGCCTATACCGGCGGCTTTCTGGACTTCGGCAAGATCGGGCCTGGGCGCATCGAGGCCCGGGAAAAGGCCGCTCCGGCGGGGCGCGAGGCCCAGACCAAAGCCGTGGAGCTGCCGGTGAACCACCAGGCCGTGGGCACGGTGCAGCCGGTGAGCGAGATACGGGTGGAGGCCCAGGTGCCGGGGCGCATCCTCAAGGTGGAGGCGCGCGCCGGGCAGATGGTCAAGCAGGGGCAGGAACTGGTCAAGCTGGACGACCGGCAGTACCGCGCCCGCCTGGCCCAGGCCCGGCAAGGCATGGCCGAGGCACAGGCGGTGCTGGCCCGGGCCAAGGCCGAGCACAGCCGCGTGGCCCAGCTCTTGAAGGGCCAGGCCGCCACTCCCCGCCAGATGGAGATGGCCACCGAAGGGCTCAAGCGGGCCCAGGCCCAGGTGGCCCGCGCGGGCGAAATGGAGCAGGAGGCACGGGTGGCTCTGGGCTATACCACGGTGAGCGCCCCGACCGACGGCCGGGTGATCAAACGCCTGGCCGAGCCCGGCGACAGCGCCCAGCCCGGGAGGCCGCTGCTCACCATGGAGGCCAAGGGCGGCCTGCGTTTGGAGGCGGTGTTGCCCGAGGGGCTCTTCGCGCGGGTGCATCCCGGCCAGAAGCTCCAGGTCGAGCTGCCTTCCCTGGACCGCGTGCTTAGCGGCGAGGTGCGCGAGGTGGTGCCCGCCGCCGACCCGGCCACCCGCACCTTCATCGTGAAGGTGGGCCTGCCGACCGAGGCCGGGCTCTACCCCGGCGTGTTCGGCCGCCTGCTGGTGCCGGTGGGCAAGCGCAAGGCGGTGCTGGTGCCCGCCGCGGCGGTGAGCCGGGTGGGCCAGCTGGAGATGGTCATGGTCAAGCAGGACGGCCGCTGGCAAAAGGTGATGGTGACCACCGGCCGCCGACAGGGCGACATGCTCGAGGCGCTTTCAGGCCTCAAGGGCGGCGAGACGGTGCTGATTCCGGCCGAGGGCCATGCCCGCTGA
- a CDS encoding TolC family protein, translated as MRRCTNKTRGCSLLLILLGGALLAGCATGDKYTYQAIKQERQAPAVAPAAPAATPSKAEAPTVPPEVKLPAQLDLRAAIGLALAHSPDQQMALARIRQSEALVARAQAAFWPRLGVSGSYQRGDAPSAYLFSTIDQRDLGNNVNFNQPGTFQNFEAGLNAGWNLYRGGRDLLNRRMAETGTEISRLDRQSVENALVASVIQAYYNALAARDFAAIAKDSQKTVGAQLRAMRVRHEAGGALKSDVLSLEVRLASAHESLVRASNNYRLSLAALANLMGADPDAEFTPVEGKSPGVKIPPAYRDGLAVALELRPELKKARRQVEQARMGLDQAKAGYLPTLDARGRLYMDAATPGEFEANKANWVAGLTLNWDLFTGFSTPAEVRAASARLERILAADSKATRQVQLEVRSSYLNLEEAKARGRVSTASVRSASESLTLVQRQYDGGAATVTRYLEAELDLSRARQRSAAARYDQAKSEADLARSLGLWARYARQEAKDAR; from the coding sequence ATGCGCCGATGCACTAATAAAACGCGGGGATGCTCCCTGCTTCTAATTCTCCTGGGCGGCGCGCTGCTGGCTGGCTGCGCCACGGGGGACAAGTACACCTATCAGGCCATCAAGCAGGAGCGGCAAGCTCCGGCGGTGGCCCCGGCCGCTCCGGCCGCGACGCCGAGCAAGGCCGAGGCCCCTACGGTCCCGCCTGAGGTGAAGCTGCCCGCCCAGCTGGACCTGCGCGCGGCCATCGGCCTGGCTCTGGCCCACAGCCCGGACCAGCAGATGGCCCTGGCCCGCATCCGCCAGAGCGAGGCATTGGTGGCGCGGGCCCAGGCCGCCTTCTGGCCCCGCCTGGGGGTGAGCGGCTCCTATCAGCGCGGCGATGCGCCCAGCGCCTATCTCTTCTCGACCATCGACCAGCGCGACCTGGGCAACAACGTCAACTTCAACCAGCCGGGCACCTTCCAGAACTTCGAGGCGGGCCTGAACGCGGGCTGGAACCTCTATCGCGGCGGCCGCGACCTGCTGAACCGGCGCATGGCCGAGACCGGCACCGAGATAAGCCGCCTGGACCGCCAGAGCGTGGAGAACGCCCTGGTGGCCTCGGTGATCCAGGCCTATTATAACGCCCTGGCCGCGCGCGACTTCGCGGCCATCGCCAAGGACAGCCAAAAGACGGTGGGCGCGCAGCTTAGGGCCATGCGGGTGCGCCACGAGGCGGGCGGGGCGCTCAAGTCCGACGTGCTCTCCCTGGAGGTGCGCCTGGCCTCGGCCCACGAGTCCCTGGTGCGGGCCAGCAACAACTACCGCCTGTCCCTGGCCGCCCTGGCCAACCTCATGGGCGCGGACCCGGACGCGGAGTTCACCCCGGTGGAAGGCAAATCGCCGGGGGTGAAGATTCCGCCCGCCTACCGCGACGGCCTGGCCGTGGCCCTGGAGCTTCGGCCCGAGCTCAAGAAAGCCCGCCGCCAGGTGGAGCAGGCACGCATGGGCCTGGACCAGGCCAAAGCGGGCTATCTGCCCACCCTGGACGCCCGGGGGCGTTTGTATATGGACGCGGCCACGCCCGGAGAGTTCGAGGCCAACAAGGCCAACTGGGTGGCCGGGCTCACCCTGAACTGGGACCTGTTCACCGGCTTCTCCACCCCGGCCGAGGTGCGCGCGGCATCCGCCCGTTTGGAGCGCATCCTGGCCGCGGACAGCAAGGCCACCCGCCAGGTGCAGCTGGAGGTGCGCTCTTCGTACCTGAACCTGGAGGAGGCCAAGGCGCGGGGCCGGGTGAGTACGGCCAGCGTGCGTAGCGCCAGCGAGTCGCTCACTCTGGTGCAGCGGCAATACGACGGCGGCGCGGCCACGGTGACCCGCTATCTGGAGGCCGAGCTGGACCTGAGCCGGGCCCGGCAGCGTTCCGCCGCCGCCCGCTACGACCAGGCCAAGTCCGAGGCCGACCTGGCCCGGTCCCTGGGGCTGTGGGCCCGCTATGCAAGGCAGGAGGCCAAAGATGCCCGCTAA
- a CDS encoding efflux RND transporter permease subunit translates to MPADPSQNGEPRLGLMARLVRPFVTSQLSLLLMILAVCLGAAAVMLTPREEEPQIVVPLADVMVSAPGASAAEVERLVTTPLERLLWQIDGVEHVYSRAQRGQAVVTVRFFVGEDRERSLIKLYNKIAMNADQVPSVVRGWVVKPVEIDDVPIVNLTLHSSRYSDYELRRMAEEMLFHLSRVPDISRTGIYGGRARQVRVELDPQRLAAYGISPLAARRALAGADAAALAGRMDQADRVFQVTSNAYLQTPAQVGTLVVGVHQGRPVYLRDVARILDGPAEATAYTRMSFGRGWLARQGLPTDRQGLNAVTIALAKKRGTNAVSVAEDILARADKLKGQILPAGVGLTVTRNYGQTAQVKSDELMNSLFFAVLTVVALLAFTLGWREALVVAIAVPLSFAMALFVNYLFGYTINRVTMFALILSLGLVVDDPITNVDNIQRHIRLGRRNPLEATLVGVNEVMPPVIMSTLAIIVSFAPMFFITGMMGPYMAPMAINVPLTVTFSTVWALTVVPWLCYRLLKNRAPAVDCQGETITGEAKEVTPPGLRRAYQATVKPFLEHRALRWGLAGAIVLALAASVALVALRQVPVKMLPFDNKNEFQLVLDLPEGTTLETTDRAVRALERYLAGVPEVVNYTSHVGGSSPMDFNGMVRHYYLRQGGNVADIRVNLAPKDRREQQSHEILLRLRRDLEKIAGRHGANLKLVELPPGPPVLATVVAEVYGEPGTPYADLVKAAGQVRGVMHAEDKVVDIDDSSEAERPRWDFVVDKEKASLHGISAARITATLRLALGGDQPATVHLAHERQPLPIRLILPRVSRSSLEELNQLPVATASGGHVALGELGRFVQAPTEQPVMHKDLRPVVMAYAELAGRSPATVILDLQQRMEKVKLPPGVSVAWDGEGEWHITLRVFRDLGLAFGAALIGIFILLVVQTGSFTVPVLLMLAIPLTLLGIMPGFWLLNLVAGDAVAGWPNPVFFTATSMIGMIALGGIVIRNSVVLIEFVHNEMDEGRGFKDAVLASGAVRFRPIVLTAATTALGAWPITLDPIFSGLAWALIFGLAASTAFSLLVVPVAYYALYYKKFAGSEANA, encoded by the coding sequence ATGCCCGCTGATCCCAGCCAAAACGGCGAGCCGCGCCTGGGCCTCATGGCCCGGCTGGTGCGGCCCTTTGTCACTTCGCAGCTATCGTTGCTGCTGATGATTCTGGCGGTGTGCCTGGGGGCAGCGGCGGTGATGCTCACCCCCCGCGAGGAAGAGCCCCAGATCGTGGTGCCCCTGGCCGACGTGATGGTCAGCGCGCCCGGGGCCAGCGCCGCCGAGGTGGAGCGCCTGGTCACCACCCCCCTGGAGCGCCTGCTCTGGCAGATCGACGGGGTGGAGCACGTCTACTCCCGGGCCCAGCGGGGTCAGGCCGTGGTCACGGTAAGATTCTTCGTGGGCGAGGACCGCGAGCGCTCCCTGATCAAGCTCTACAACAAGATCGCCATGAACGCCGACCAGGTGCCCTCCGTGGTGCGGGGTTGGGTGGTCAAGCCGGTGGAGATCGACGACGTACCCATCGTCAATCTCACCCTGCACTCGTCGCGCTACTCGGACTACGAGCTCCGGCGCATGGCCGAGGAGATGCTCTTCCATCTCTCGCGGGTGCCCGACATCTCGCGCACCGGCATCTACGGTGGCCGCGCCCGCCAGGTGCGGGTGGAGCTGGACCCCCAGCGCCTGGCCGCCTACGGCATAAGCCCCCTGGCTGCGCGGCGGGCCCTGGCCGGGGCCGACGCCGCCGCCCTGGCCGGGCGCATGGATCAGGCCGACCGGGTGTTTCAGGTGACCAGCAACGCCTATTTGCAGACCCCGGCGCAGGTGGGCACCTTGGTGGTCGGGGTGCATCAGGGCCGGCCGGTATATCTGCGCGACGTGGCCCGCATCCTGGACGGCCCGGCCGAGGCGACCGCCTACACCCGCATGAGCTTCGGGCGGGGCTGGCTGGCTCGCCAGGGCCTGCCCACCGACCGTCAGGGCCTCAACGCGGTGACCATCGCCCTGGCCAAGAAGCGCGGCACCAACGCGGTGAGCGTGGCCGAGGACATCCTGGCCCGGGCCGACAAGCTCAAAGGGCAGATATTGCCCGCCGGGGTGGGGCTCACCGTGACCCGCAACTACGGCCAGACCGCCCAGGTGAAGAGCGACGAACTGATGAACTCGCTGTTCTTCGCGGTGCTCACCGTGGTGGCCCTGTTGGCCTTCACCCTGGGCTGGCGCGAGGCTCTGGTGGTGGCCATCGCGGTGCCCCTGTCCTTTGCCATGGCCCTGTTCGTCAACTACCTTTTCGGCTACACCATCAATCGGGTGACCATGTTCGCCCTGATCCTTTCCCTGGGCCTGGTGGTGGACGACCCCATAACCAACGTGGACAACATCCAGCGCCATATCCGCCTGGGGCGGCGCAACCCCCTGGAGGCCACCCTGGTGGGGGTCAACGAGGTGATGCCGCCGGTGATCATGTCCACCCTGGCCATCATCGTCAGCTTCGCGCCGATGTTTTTCATCACCGGCATGATGGGCCCCTACATGGCCCCCATGGCCATCAACGTGCCCCTGACCGTGACCTTCAGCACCGTGTGGGCCCTTACCGTGGTGCCTTGGCTCTGCTACCGCTTGCTAAAGAACCGAGCCCCGGCCGTTGACTGTCAGGGCGAGACGATCACCGGCGAGGCGAAAGAGGTGACCCCGCCCGGCCTGCGAAGGGCCTACCAGGCCACGGTGAAGCCTTTTCTGGAGCATCGCGCCTTGCGCTGGGGGCTGGCCGGGGCTATCGTGCTGGCCCTGGCGGCCTCGGTGGCCCTGGTGGCCCTGCGCCAGGTGCCGGTGAAGATGCTGCCCTTTGACAACAAGAACGAGTTCCAGCTCGTCTTGGACCTGCCCGAAGGCACCACCCTGGAGACCACCGACCGGGCGGTGCGGGCCCTGGAGCGTTATCTGGCCGGGGTGCCCGAGGTGGTGAACTACACCTCCCATGTGGGCGGTTCCTCGCCCATGGACTTCAACGGCATGGTGCGCCACTACTACCTCCGGCAGGGAGGCAACGTGGCCGACATCCGGGTGAACTTGGCCCCCAAGGACCGGCGCGAGCAGCAAAGCCACGAGATTCTCCTGCGCCTCCGCCGCGACCTGGAGAAAATCGCCGGCCGCCACGGGGCCAACCTGAAGCTGGTGGAGTTGCCGCCCGGCCCGCCGGTGTTGGCCACGGTGGTGGCCGAGGTCTACGGCGAGCCGGGCACGCCCTACGCGGACCTGGTGAAGGCCGCGGGCCAGGTGCGCGGGGTGATGCACGCCGAGGACAAGGTGGTGGACATCGACGATTCCTCCGAGGCAGAGCGCCCGCGCTGGGACTTCGTGGTGGACAAGGAGAAGGCCTCGCTGCACGGCATCAGCGCGGCGCGCATCACCGCCACCCTGCGCCTGGCCCTGGGCGGCGACCAGCCGGCCACGGTGCACTTGGCCCACGAACGCCAACCCTTGCCCATACGCCTGATCCTGCCGCGGGTGAGCCGCAGCAGCCTGGAGGAGTTGAACCAGCTTCCCGTGGCCACGGCCTCGGGCGGCCACGTGGCCCTGGGCGAGCTGGGGCGTTTCGTGCAAGCACCTACCGAACAGCCGGTGATGCACAAGGACCTCAGGCCCGTGGTAATGGCCTACGCCGAGCTGGCCGGGCGCTCGCCGGCCACGGTGATCCTGGACCTGCAACAGCGCATGGAAAAGGTCAAGCTTCCGCCCGGGGTGTCGGTGGCCTGGGACGGCGAGGGCGAGTGGCACATCACCCTACGCGTGTTCCGCGATTTGGGCCTGGCCTTCGGAGCGGCGCTGATCGGCATCTTCATACTGCTGGTGGTGCAGACCGGCTCGTTCACGGTGCCGGTTCTGTTGATGCTGGCCATACCCCTGACCCTCCTGGGCATCATGCCCGGTTTCTGGCTACTCAACCTGGTGGCCGGGGACGCGGTGGCCGGTTGGCCCAACCCGGTGTTCTTCACCGCCACCAGCATGATCGGCATGATCGCTCTGGGCGGCATCGTGATCCGCAACTCGGTGGTGCTCATAGAGTTCGTGCACAACGAGATGGACGAGGGGCGCGGCTTCAAGGACGCGGTGCTGGCCAGCGGAGCGGTGCGTTTTAGGCCCATCGTGCTCACCGCAGCCACCACGGCCCTTGGGGCCTGGCCCATCACCCTGGACCCCATCTTCTCGGGTCTGGCCTGGGCCCTCATCTTCGGCCTGGCCGCTTCCACCGCCTTCAGCCTGCTGGTGGTGCCGGTGGCCTACTACGCGTTGTACTACAAGAAATTCGCGGGGAGCGAGGCGAACGCTTAG